The stretch of DNA AGATGCCGAACCCAATGCGAGTAGAGACTCAAGTACAGCTGAAACTATCACAgttcatgatgatgatgatgggatTGGTGAGCCTTATTTGGGAATGGAATTTGATTCTGAGGATGCTGCCAAATTTTTTTACGATGAGTATGCAATACGTGTTGGTTTTCACTCTAAAGCTGGTCCATCTAGTCGTTCTAAATCTGATGGGTCGATCATTTCTCGGGAATTTATATGTGGCAGAGATGGGGTAAGAAGGCAGGCTGATAGTTGTGAAGCAATGCTTAAGGTAGAATTAAAAGGTCAAGATAAGTGGGTTGTAACAAAATTTGTGAAGGAGCACAGCCATTCATTGGTTAATCCCAACAAACTTCATTATATTAGGCCGCGTAGGCATTTTGTGGGTACTGCAAAGACCGTGTCTGAAGCTTACCAAGGGACAGGGGCTGTTCCTAGTGGGGTTATGTTTGTATCAATGGATGGAAACCGTTCTTCTGCAGAGAAAAATAGTGGAGTTAGGCATAGTCCAACTGAGTTCAACCGATCAGTGAAGAATTCTGCAACCATGAACTATGCTGTTAATCCTTTCAATCGAAAAAGGACCCTAGGGAGGGATGCTCAGAATTTGCTGGAATATTTCAAGAAAATGCAGGCTGAGAACCCTGGTTTTTTCTATGCAATTCAACTTGATGAAGAGAATCGCATGACTAATGTATTCTGGGCAGATGCAAGGTCAAGAACTGCTTACAGTCATTTTGGTGATGCAGTAACTCTGGATACAACTTATAGAGTAAATCAGTCTAGGGTGCCGTTTGCTCCATTTACAGGGGTAAACCATCACGGCCAGACAATTTTGTTTGGTTGTGCATTACTTCTTGATGAGTCAGAAGCTACTTTTACATGGCTTTTCAAGACATTTCTTACAGCAATGAATGATTGCCCACCTACCTCTATTACCACTGATCAAGACAGAGCAATACAGACTGCAGTTGCTAGTGTTTTTCCGGAATCTCGACATCGTATTAGCAAGTGGCATGTTTTAAGAGAAGGTCAGGAGAAGTTGGCTCATGTTTGTCATGCTCATCCTAATTTTCAATCAGAACTTTATAACTGTATCAATTTAACTGAAACTATAGAGGAGTTTGAATCATCTTGGAATTTTATCATTGATAAATATGACCTCAGGAGAAATGATTGGCTGTTGACATTGTATAACGCCCGTGATAAATGGGTTCCTGTCTATTTTCGAGATTCTTTTTTTGCTGCAATATCTTCCAATCTAGGATATGATGGTTCCTTTTTTGAAGGTTATGTGAATCAACAGACAACTTTACCAACGTTCTTTAGGCAGTATGAAAGAGCTTTAGAAAGCTGTTTTGAGAAGGAAACAGAAGCTGATTTCGATACAATTTGCAACACACCGGTGTTGAGGACACCATCTCCTATGGAAAAACAGGCAGCGAATCTGTATACACGGAAAATTTTCACAAAATTCCAAGAAGAGCTAGTTGAAACTTTTGTGTACACTGCAAATAAAATTGAGGGTGATGGAGCTATTAGCACTTTCAGGGTTGCTAAATTTGAGGATGACAATAAAGCTTATCATGTCACTCTGAACTATTCTGAGATGAAAGCTAACTGTAGTTGTCAAATGTTTGAGTATTCAGGCATTCTTTGTAGACATGTTTTGACTGTTTTCACTGTCTCAAATGTACTTACATTGCCTTCGGCTTACATTTTAAAACGTTGGACGAGAAATGCAAAGAGTGGAGCTGGCTTAGACGAACACAGTAGCGATTCACATGCTCATGAGTCTCTTACATTACGATACAATAATTTATGTCGGGAAGCCATTAGGTATGCTGAAGAAGGTGCCATTGCTACAGAAACTTACAATGCTGCAATGAATGCCCTTAGAGATGGCGGGAAGAAAATTGTTATTGCTAAGAAAAATGCTGCTAAAGTTGCACCTCCTTGCACGGAAAGTTACGATGATAGAAGAAATTCTACTTTAACTTCAGATTCAACTCCATTGTTATGGCCACGCCATGATGAAGTGTTAAGACGTTTTAATCTTAATGATGCTAGTGCTCCTCTGCAAACTGTTGCTGATTTGAATTTGCCACGTATGGGCCCAGTTTCTCTTCACAGAGATGACGGTACTCCTGAAAATATGGTATGGAAATAAATTATTTGCtctattgttttttatttttaacatatCTGATCTGATTAGAAATGTATGCTTTTGCTCATTTTTATGTAGGTTGTACTTCCTTGTTTAAAGTCAATGACTTGGGTGATGGAAAATAAGAATTCAACACCCGGGAATAGAGTTGCTGTCATTAACCTGAAGGTATTGCACATGTGATGAAGTAAAACCTTGAAACAGGGAATATTTATATCAACTTAATCACATTAATTTGATTGGTCCCTTCCCTTGTCCAGGGTTGAGTGCCCAGATATCAGttcatttataattatataaaccaATTTTCCTCTTTGTGTTTTTCTTAAGTATCTACTTACGTCTCTGAAATTTTACTATTACCAAATTACACTTGGGATTTACCAAATAGTATAAAATCCTTTGAACAAAATTTTGGTctgaattaattataataagatAATATCCTCTCTTTGCATACATCaaattacttttatattttgaaatattatgtatattattttactTTTGAATAACGCTGTAgtgttgttttatttattaaaagcaatttcttaaaatattatgtaatctattcaatttttttttaaataatatttattttaaaaaatgaataatattctataaaaacaattttgtttaatttaaatcaaatatatatatatttttataaaatgtttatatatatgaagTAAATAAATGGATGCTATTATTGTcgtataaaatttattttgaccAAAACTAAGCTCAGTGAGTATTTTAACAAATATAATGGTATAATTTGGTATTATTGAAACTATAGGGATGTAAGTAGGAATTTAAGCAAAACAGGGtgctaaaataatatattatttttttctcacTTTATTTAATATTGTATCTACAATTTATGTATCAACAGGTCGAGaacattattcatttatttacttatttatttcaaTTGTTTACTGCTACAGTTACAAGATTATAGTAGAACTCCATCAGCAGAGTCAGAGGTTAAGTTTCAACTTTCAAGAGTATCATTAGAACCCATGCTGAGGTCTATGGCCTACATAAGTGAACAGCTATCAACACCAGCTAATAAGGTTGCTGTCATAAATTTGAAGGTAAATGGTAGACCTTTCCATCATGCCTATTGTCTATGGGCTATTTTCTGAAATCTTATATTGTCGATGTTCATTTTCCTTCaagaaaagattttttttaccaGGTTTattatatcaaaaaaaaaagtgactGTCTTTAAGGATTATAATGAGATAGCTCGATACATTTATGTGTAGTGGTCCCTTCCTAAGTGACAGATTACATGGTAGATGTTCTTAGcttgttttctatatttttcattataaaaTAACTGATGGCTGTCTCTTTATCTATAAGAGGTTTCTTATGATCTTTGAACTATTGTGCAtatctgtactggttgttcatTCTTTAATGAAATTTCTGCTTGCTCAGCTTCAAGACACTGAAACAACCTCAGGGGAGTCAGAGGTTAAATTTCAGGTATCCAAGGATACATTAGGCGCCATGCTGAGATCAATGGCCTATATTCGTGAGCAGCTCTCAAATCCTGTAAGAAATTTCTCCCTAGTTACATTGACTTATTTTGGTTTCGGTGAAGGGATAACAATTAACaagtagttttttttctttcttttttcaaataaattaaaaattattgtagACTACATACATATTATACATACGCATGATATTGTCCAGTTTCCGTTTTGTTTTAATCATAAGAATTTCCATTTTGACAGGTCGACATGCCTCTGGAGCCACTAGCGAAGAAGCAGCGAAAGTGACATCACTGCATTCTAATTGTTTGCCCCGGATATAGAATCGGGGCTCGATCACCCAATTGTATGTAACCACACAACTCCTGGAGACAAAAATGTTCTGATCAGGTTAGAGATGCTCATGTGTCACATATTTATTTCGGGTAGCTGGGTAGCCACTCCTTTTTTCACAGAAGCTCGTATTTAGCATATTTGTACATGTAGAGTATCAAACTTGAGGAACCGAAAGCATGAAAGAGAATTCATGGTTGGTAATAAGGCACAGATTGATTGAAACCCCAGAATTAGACATATCTTTAGAAGAAGAAGCATGGTCGATTCTTCTTCTATGGCGATTGTGAGAAACTTCTGCAGCTTTTCACTTTGTGTAAACATTGCCGATTAAGTAAGAAACAGATATTTGAAAGGCGAGTGGGGCAAGTCAGGGGAAAAATTGATTGAGATCTGGTTGGCATTGTAGTTGAGAGGTCATTCAGTGTCTTGTATATTCTTCTTCTTGTCATAAATggcatttgtatatattttgttggCAAATAAGATACTTTTGTTAAAACAAAAATTTCACATTTTAAgtattagaattaattaatattaatgcaCAACGTAATTTTATACCAGGCATAACATAAAAGTTTATTATGAATTCAAAATTATTGAAatacataaaactaaaaatgaaataatttcttacaagcaaatagaagaaaaaaaaacttagtgTATATTGCTCCAAAGCAaatatttcacatttttttaaaatattaagtaatacacattcttttaattaaaataaacattttttattccaattataattatattaatcatTTGAGGTAATTTTGTGAATTCTTTGGATGAATTTAGAATCCGGGGTGAATTTGGTTGATTGATTTGCTTACTTACTTCGACTAAGTCATAGTTTTTAGGATATTTTGACGAATAAGTAAAAAACTTTGGGTAAATCTATAGTACACTCTTAGAGGATGTTTTGGACCATttgaaatttttagaaaattctaaGTAGTTTACAataccgaaaataaaatttgaatatttcgTTACATGTGTTGACGTTAAAAAATAACCAATTTTGTATCACATATTAAGCAAACAGAAAAAATAAGAACTAAAGAGAGAATATCACCGAATTATAGTAGTTCATGTTAAGAGTCATTATCAAATCTAGAATATGTTAGAATATTTTACAATGTTCTAAGAAATTTATAAGAGAAACTAAGAACACTCTAGAAAGTTTTAGAGAAAATTTAGAATCACTTGAACTAAGATTAGATAGTTCTAGCGTTATTTAGAAAATagtaaattgtaattaattagttagtaaattaaaaaaaattagaaatatttagaTACATTCTTTGTAGCCTATAAATAGAAGTGAGATGTGTGCTTAGGATGCAAGTTTGAGCAAGAGAGTTCAAGTGTGAGAAAAATAGTCTAAAGTGAGTAAAAGTGTAAGAGTGTCTTAGAGTCATTGTGGCCAAAGTGTTCTAAGTTTGTACTAGTACTCTTCAATAATAATAGAGTGTTGTAATTTTCTTACTCAACAGTTCATCCCTATATCGCGATGATAATGGAGTTACGTTTATTTCGAACTTTTATTATCGTAAAAGCAAATTATCTTACAAGAGAACTAGagaaaaaatgactaagtctagcTTCATCTCACaatttttagagagagaaacaaTGAGGAGAGAGAAGCTCTGACCTTGTAGAGAGAATAAAAAGTGTGAATAATGAGCTAAGGGAGCTCCCCTATTATAGGCAAGGAGGTCCAACTAAATTTTGCATGAAATTTGCTGGAAAACCCCGCACTTCGTGGTTGAGCGCGCGATCGAGGGCATTTTGGAGTCCAAAAACTCAAAATCGTGATATGAGTGGGAAGCAATCTTATATTAttctcgaaaagagctttcaaATGCCACTTAAATTGCGTCATTTGGATAAAAAATGGGTGTGTTATAGAAATTTTACTAAGCAGTGTGTAGTGttgaagaataaaaaaaatcgcGGATGGGCAATAAAGTTGACTTTTGGGCGCCCCGGTTGATGTACTTGGGCACCCAAAACTTAGTTTCTAGGGCCTTAGGCATATTTTGAGATGCTCAGATGATGCAAAAGTTTTCCTTAGTTAATTCTTTGACTCTAGTGAAGTTATTCATTGTCTATTTGGCAATTTTACATGATGCACGCGAGAGATGCCTGTGTGATCACTGGTGACGATCGGGGTGATCACTAGTGCACATGGTTGTCGATGGACTTGTGCATGACACATGTACATGAGATATTGACTTGCAGAAGCATCTAAATCTTATTATGGCGACAAAATAAGACCGATGCCAGAGACGAAACTACCGTTTGATGGATGAAACACTGAGCCCCAGGctaaatgtcaacttgggcacacAGTGTGGTGCACTGTGGTGCCTGAAGGTTGAACCAATACTTAGTTGATATTTTCTTCTGATTCCAAGTCTCATTCTTATTTTGGgagaaaaataagaataatGCTTGAGACAAAATTACAATCGAATCGACATCACCAAGAATCGCGTAGATAC from Cannabis sativa cultivar Pink pepper isolate KNU-18-1 chromosome 2, ASM2916894v1, whole genome shotgun sequence encodes:
- the LOC115718842 gene encoding protein FAR1-RELATED SEQUENCE 3, with the protein product MDVDVIDVEGMSHRAMANDGDAEPNASRDSSTAETITVHDDDDGIGEPYLGMEFDSEDAAKFFYDEYAIRVGFHSKAGPSSRSKSDGSIISREFICGRDGVRRQADSCEAMLKVELKGQDKWVVTKFVKEHSHSLVNPNKLHYIRPRRHFVGTAKTVSEAYQGTGAVPSGVMFVSMDGNRSSAEKNSGVRHSPTEFNRSVKNSATMNYAVNPFNRKRTLGRDAQNLLEYFKKMQAENPGFFYAIQLDEENRMTNVFWADARSRTAYSHFGDAVTLDTTYRVNQSRVPFAPFTGVNHHGQTILFGCALLLDESEATFTWLFKTFLTAMNDCPPTSITTDQDRAIQTAVASVFPESRHRISKWHVLREGQEKLAHVCHAHPNFQSELYNCINLTETIEEFESSWNFIIDKYDLRRNDWLLTLYNARDKWVPVYFRDSFFAAISSNLGYDGSFFEGYVNQQTTLPTFFRQYERALESCFEKETEADFDTICNTPVLRTPSPMEKQAANLYTRKIFTKFQEELVETFVYTANKIEGDGAISTFRVAKFEDDNKAYHVTLNYSEMKANCSCQMFEYSGILCRHVLTVFTVSNVLTLPSAYILKRWTRNAKSGAGLDEHSSDSHAHESLTLRYNNLCREAIRYAEEGAIATETYNAAMNALRDGGKKIVIAKKNAAKVAPPCTESYDDRRNSTLTSDSTPLLWPRHDEVLRRFNLNDASAPLQTVADLNLPRMGPVSLHRDDGTPENMVVLPCLKSMTWVMENKNSTPGNRVAVINLKLQDYSRTPSAESEVKFQLSRVSLEPMLRSMAYISEQLSTPANKVAVINLKLQDTETTSGESEVKFQVSKDTLGAMLRSMAYIREQLSNPVDMPLEPLAKKQRK